In the Kribbella sp. NBC_00482 genome, one interval contains:
- a CDS encoding penicillin-binding transpeptidase domain-containing protein has protein sequence MKRTTAIVCLSSLLITAGCSDSKSGGGGKSGSDEQQASGAVIKQFADAWVKAWAPNGKPDAAGALTDNPTAFAKRLDDVDSALVASTVTVAPQGDPKCTDGSCTQELAVEAQLRGIGAMKWTSTATAAKTGDAWKVKASGDTIYPGLGDANYLKRVRALPARASVLDRNGVALTANRPVVIVGVAAGTKATAATYAAFTKYLDVDGAKLAVRAKAAPAGQFVDAITIRAEEWEVLRPTMSKLPGVLTMGGTQSLPPTSTFARSLLGTMKTATDETLKNAGPTASAQDQVGTTGLQYAFQQQLAGTPGGTVALRDGKTKLTIKNVFSQKGVAGKPVKTTLDTNMQKAAEAALATSKLPASLVAVQASTGQILAAANGPQVASYNRAFQGRYAPGSTFKIVTSAALLGSGLTAATPLPCTDTINVFGKTFKNYDALAAYGNGTMQQAFNQSCNTAFISQHARLPKDGMTKAAAMFGIGRDLNLSLSAYGGQVPAPKDDVEEAASMIGQGTVTASPLAIALVAATVDHGTAMKPVLVPGKDAAGAAASPLPAATVAALRTFMRTTVTGGTAKVLAGNGAVAAKTGTAEVVTNGKVTTNAWMAGYRGDVAFAVIVEGGESGSHTAGPILKSFLGSFK, from the coding sequence GTGAAGCGAACCACTGCGATCGTCTGCCTGAGTAGTCTGCTGATCACCGCTGGTTGTTCGGACAGCAAGTCCGGCGGCGGTGGTAAGTCCGGGAGCGACGAGCAGCAGGCGTCCGGCGCGGTCATCAAGCAGTTCGCCGACGCCTGGGTGAAGGCGTGGGCGCCGAACGGGAAGCCGGACGCCGCCGGGGCGCTCACCGACAACCCGACGGCGTTCGCGAAGCGGCTCGACGACGTCGACAGCGCGCTGGTCGCGAGCACCGTGACGGTCGCCCCGCAGGGCGACCCGAAGTGCACCGACGGAAGCTGCACCCAGGAACTGGCCGTCGAGGCGCAGTTGCGCGGGATCGGCGCGATGAAGTGGACCAGTACGGCGACCGCGGCGAAGACCGGCGACGCCTGGAAGGTCAAAGCCTCGGGCGACACGATCTACCCCGGCCTCGGCGACGCCAACTACCTCAAGCGGGTCCGCGCACTGCCGGCCCGGGCCTCGGTCCTGGACCGCAACGGCGTCGCCCTGACCGCGAACCGGCCGGTCGTGATCGTCGGCGTCGCTGCGGGCACCAAGGCCACGGCAGCGACGTACGCCGCGTTCACGAAGTACCTCGACGTCGACGGCGCGAAGCTCGCCGTACGGGCGAAGGCCGCGCCGGCCGGGCAGTTCGTCGACGCGATCACGATCCGGGCCGAGGAGTGGGAGGTACTCCGGCCGACGATGAGCAAGCTGCCCGGGGTCCTGACCATGGGCGGCACCCAGTCGCTGCCGCCGACCTCGACGTTCGCCCGCTCGCTCCTCGGCACCATGAAGACCGCGACCGACGAGACCCTGAAGAACGCCGGCCCGACCGCGTCGGCGCAGGACCAGGTCGGCACGACCGGCCTGCAGTACGCGTTCCAGCAGCAGCTCGCGGGTACACCGGGCGGCACGGTCGCGCTGCGCGACGGTAAGACCAAGCTGACGATCAAGAATGTGTTCAGCCAGAAGGGCGTCGCCGGGAAGCCGGTGAAGACCACCCTGGACACGAACATGCAGAAGGCCGCCGAGGCCGCGCTGGCGACCAGCAAGCTGCCGGCGTCACTGGTCGCCGTCCAGGCGTCGACCGGACAGATCCTCGCCGCGGCGAACGGTCCGCAGGTGGCCAGCTACAACCGCGCCTTCCAGGGCCGCTACGCGCCGGGCTCGACGTTCAAGATCGTCACCTCGGCGGCGCTCCTGGGCAGCGGGCTGACCGCGGCGACGCCGCTGCCGTGCACGGACACGATCAACGTGTTCGGCAAGACGTTCAAGAACTACGACGCGCTGGCGGCGTACGGCAACGGCACGATGCAGCAGGCGTTCAACCAGTCCTGCAACACCGCGTTCATCTCGCAGCACGCGCGGCTGCCGAAGGACGGCATGACGAAGGCCGCGGCGATGTTCGGGATCGGGCGGGACCTCAACCTGTCGCTCTCGGCGTACGGCGGCCAGGTGCCCGCGCCCAAGGACGACGTCGAAGAGGCCGCGTCGATGATCGGCCAGGGCACGGTCACCGCGAGCCCGCTGGCGATCGCGCTGGTCGCCGCGACGGTCGACCACGGTACGGCGATGAAGCCGGTGCTCGTACCGGGCAAGGACGCCGCCGGCGCGGCGGCCTCCCCGTTGCCCGCGGCAACTGTCGCGGCGCTGCGGACGTTCATGCGCACCACGGTCACCGGCGGTACGGCGAAGGTACTCGCCGGCAACGGCGCGGTCGCTGCCAAGACAGGTACCGCCGAGGTCGTCACGAACGGCAAGGTGACCACCAACGCCTGGATGGCCGGCTACCGCGGTGACGTCGCGTTCGCCGTCATCGTGGAAGGCGGCGAGTCCGGCTCGCACACCGCCGGCCCGATCCTGAAGAGCTTCCTCGGCAGTTTCAAGTGA
- a CDS encoding TFIIB-type zinc ribbon-containing protein yields the protein MESLVCPKCRGAMRTYERSGITVDQCGDCRGIFLDRGELERLVDAEARFNAPQQSQPSQQQPRYEEKKRYDDDRRYDNDRRDDDRRYDPRYGNQHPHKKKKKSFLEDLFD from the coding sequence ATGGAGAGCTTGGTTTGCCCTAAGTGCCGCGGCGCGATGCGGACGTACGAGCGCAGTGGGATCACCGTCGACCAGTGCGGTGACTGCCGCGGGATCTTCCTCGACCGGGGTGAGCTGGAGCGGCTCGTCGACGCCGAGGCGCGGTTCAACGCCCCGCAGCAGTCGCAGCCATCGCAGCAGCAGCCTCGGTACGAGGAGAAGAAGCGGTACGACGACGACCGCCGGTATGACAACGACCGGCGCGACGACGACCGGCGGTACGACCCGCGGTACGGGAACCAGCACCCGCACAAGAAGAAAAAGAAGTCGTTCCTCGAAGATCTCTTCGACTAA
- a CDS encoding PaaI family thioesterase — MADLTLEVAQELLAAQPFSVLVGARVVAFGDGGATLEIEIRPDLLQQNGFLHGGVLSYAADNALTFAGGTALGPEVLTGGFTISYLRPARGAMLRAEAKVVYSSRRQATCTCELTTLDDAGTSTLCAIAQGTIVAR, encoded by the coding sequence GTGGCGGACTTGACGTTAGAGGTGGCTCAGGAGCTGTTGGCGGCGCAGCCGTTCAGTGTGCTGGTCGGGGCTCGGGTGGTCGCGTTCGGGGACGGCGGTGCGACGCTCGAGATCGAGATCCGGCCGGATCTCCTGCAGCAGAACGGTTTCCTGCACGGCGGCGTGCTCAGTTACGCGGCCGACAACGCCCTCACGTTCGCCGGCGGTACGGCGCTCGGCCCGGAGGTGCTGACCGGTGGCTTCACGATCAGTTACCTCCGCCCGGCCCGGGGCGCGATGCTCCGGGCCGAGGCGAAGGTTGTCTACTCGAGCAGGCGGCAGGCCACCTGCACCTGTGAACTCACGACTCTTGACGACGCAGGTACGTCGACCCTGTGCGCGATCGCTCAGGGCACGATCGTCGCCCGTTAG